CTCAGATTACATAAAAAACTACCATAACAATATTCTTAAAAGTATGAAAAGTTTATTAGCAGTTATGGGATTAAAGAATGTAAAAGAGTTAGATAAAGAGAAACTAATCTTCTTAGACAGAGACTCTATTATCCATGATGATATTGAAAGCGTTTTCGAAAGAAGAGTTTTTAACAATAAACAAACTAATAGTAGCCCATTAAACTAAGGGCTACTTTTAAACCCCTCAATTCTTAATTTTTCAAAAGTAACCACAACTGTCTATTATTTGGTACTTTGTATAGTTTTTAAACTATCAAAAAAAGCTTTTTTTTAAGCATTTTAAAAAGATAAAAAAAGTGTTTAAATGGTTACTTTTTCACTACTCTTTTCCGTAATAATTAAGTAACTGAATTGTTCGCATACAAAATTTAGAACATATAGTTAAGTAATTTTCATGAACTCTTTTATACAAAAGGCTTTATAAAAGTAGATATAAACTTTTGGATGAAAATGTATCATTTGAAAAATAAAAAAAGCACAAAAAGATAAATTTATTATAAGGGAAAGAAATGGTTACTCCTATGAAAAAAACGGTTAACAAAGATTTGCAAGAAAGAAAAAACAAAGTTTTTGCTAGAGGGCAAGGAAATGCTTATTCAAACTTTGTTAAAGAAGCTAAAAATGCAGAAGTATGGGATGTTGAAGGGAATAGATTTATTGACTTCGGTTCTGGAATCGCAGTGTGTAATACAGGACACTCACATCCAAAAATTATTGAAGCTGTAAAAAATCAAATTGAGAATTTTTCTCATACATGTGTTATGGTTAACCCATATGAAGTTGCTGTTGAATTAGCTGAAAAATTAACTGCCTTAGCTCCAGGGGAAAGTGAAAAGAAAGCTATTTTTGTAACAACTGGTGCTGAAGCTGTTGAAAACTGTGTAAAAATTGCTAGAGCTCATACAGGAAGAAGAGGTGTGATTGCATTTAATGGTGGTTTTCATGGTAGAACTAATATGACTATGGCTCTTACAGGGAAAACTATGCCTTATAAAAAAGGATTTGGACCATTTCCTGCTGAAATATATCACTTACCATATCCAACAAAACTTAATGGTACTAGCGTTAAAGATACTTTAACTGCATTAAAAAACCTATTTAAAGTTGATATTTTACCTGAAGATGTTGCTGCAATTATTATTGAACCAATTCAAGGTGAAGGTGGATTCTACCAAACTCCAGTAGAACTATTACAAGAGCTTAGAAGAATTTGTGATGAAAATGGAATTGTATTAATTATTGATGAGATTCAAACAGGATTTGCTAGAACAGGGAAAATGTTCAATATTGAATATGCTGGAATTGAACCAGATTTAATGACTATGGCAAAAGGTATAGCTGGTGGTTATCCATTATCAGCAGTAGTTGGAAAAGCTGAAATTATGGATTCTCCAATCCCTGGTGGATTAGGTGGAACATATGGTGGTTCTCCAGTTGGTTGTGCAGCAGGACTTGCAGTATTAGAGATTATTGAAGAGGAAGATTTAATCAATAGAGCAAATCAAATTGGAGATATTTTCAATAGAAGATTAAACGAATTAAAAGATAAATACCCAGCATTAATTTCAGATGTAAGAAATAAAGGGGCAATGATTGCTTTAGAACTTATGATTGATGGTGATATTGAAAATCCAAATGCAGAGCTTACAAAAGCAATCACTGCAAAAGCAGCAGAATATGGACTTATTCTTTTAGCTTGTGGATTTAATGCAAATGTAATTAGATTCTTACCTGCTTTAACTATGAGTGATGAAATAGTAAATGAAGGTATTGACAAATTCATCGATTTATTTGAAAGTTTAGTACAAAATTAATTTAAATTAAAACAGGGGGTGTATTTCTTAAAAAATAAGAAACTTGAGTTTGCCAATTTAGGGTTAATTAAAAAATAAATTTAGGAAAGGAAAACAAAATGAAATTATTTTCGAGTATAAAGAAAAGTTTAATGACAACATCTATTGTTGCATTATTAGGTATTATGGGACTTGTTGACACTGCATCTGCAGCACAAAACTGGAGGTTTTCAAACCTTTATGGAAGAGGAACAGCATTTGGTGATTTATATCAACAATTAGCTAAAGATATTGAAAAAAATACAAATGGTGAAGTAAAAGTTCAAGTTCTATTCTCAGGTGAAGGTGTTGGAACTTCAGGTCTTTTAGGTGCTACTAAATCTGGACTTATTACTATGGCAGCTCCATTTCAATCAATGCATGCTGGTGAGTTACCTGCAGGTGTAGTTGAAATTGGTTTACCAGGTGGTACAGCAGATACTGATGATTTATATAAACTTTTCCACGAAGATGGTTGGGATAAAATTCTTAAAAAAGCATACGGTTCTCAAGGTTTAGTATGGTTAGAGCCATATATTCAACCACCAGTATATATTATTACTAAAAAACCAATTGAATCAGTTGCTGATTTCCAAGGTTTAAAAATTAGAGCTCCAGGTGCATATGGTAAATTCTTAAGAAACTTAGGTGCTTCTCCTGTTTCATTAGCTTGGAGTGAAATCTATACAAGTTTAGCAACTGGTGTTATTGATGGTTCTATTGGTTCAAACATGATTGACCACAGAGATGGAAACCACGTTGAAGTTGCAAAATATATGTATAAATTACCATTAGCTGGTGCACAAGTTTTACCAATCGTTGTTAATAGAAATGCATGGAATAAATTAAGTGATGCAGCTAAAAAAGGTGTTTATGATGCAACTGTAGCTCATGCAAAAGCTCAATTAACTATGTCTAAAAAATGGGAATCTGAAGCAATTGCTCAAATGGAAGCAAAAGGTTTAAAATGGTCTCCAGAGCCTTCTGAAGCTGATAAAGCTGCATGGGCAAAAGCAGGTGCTGGTCTTTGGGATGAATATGCATCAAAAGACAAATACAGCAAAGAGTTAATTGATGTATTAAAAAACAGACAAGCTAAGTAATCTGGTATTAATAGGCTTTATTATGTTAAAAAAATTCCTACAAAAATTTTGCATTACAATCGATACGATTATAATGTTGTTAGGAAAGGGGGCATCATTTTTGATGCCCGTACTTGCCTTTATCGTGTCCTACGAAGTTGTTGCAAGATATTTATTTGATGCACCAACAATTTGGGCTTATGACTTATCCTTATTTCTATTTGGATATATAGCAGCTTTAGGAGGAGCTTATGCTCAACAAAAAAGATCTCATATTAATGTAGATATTTTATATTTATTAGTTTCTCCTAAGGTTAAAAACATCTTCAACATCATCTCTTTTTCACTAGGTGTGTTTTTCCTAGTTATTGTTTTTAAAATGGGTTTATTAAAGTTTAATGAGGCTTTAGAGTTTGATTATAGAAGACAAAGTGAATGGGCACCTGTAATGTGGCACTTCTGGCTAATGCTATGTGTTGCAAGTTCTGTGTTTGCCATTCAATTAATTAGAGATATTATTGAAGAGGGATATCACCTTTTTACAGGTTCTCCTTTACTTGAGAAGGATATGCAAAATGATTAGTGTTGAATTATTAACTGTTATTTTATTGTTTTTTATTTTAATCTTCTTTGCACTTGGTGCACCAGTAGGTTTAGCACTTGGTGGAATAGCAATGATGGTAGGTTATTATACTTGGGGAGATGGAATTTTTAATGTAATTCCAACAACCGTTGAAGCAACTTTTTTTAGTTTTATTTTATTAGCTATTCCATTATATATCTATATGGGACAACTTTTAACCCATTCTGGTATTGGTGATGCTATGTTTAAAGCTAGTCAGATGGTTATTGGTAGAATTAGAGGTTCTTTAGCTATTAGTGTTGTATTTATCTGCTCTATGATTGGAGCTATGGTTGGTATTATTGGAGCTGGTATTATGAGTTCTGGTAGTATTGCATTAAAACCTATGCTTGATGCTGGATATAATAAAAGACTAGCTCTTGGAACAATTATGGCTGGTGGAGCTTTAGGTATTTTAATTCCACCTAGTATTCCAATGATTATGTTTGCAGCTTCAACTCAAAACTCAGTAGGAAGAATGTTCCTTGGAGCTATGGTTCCTGCACTTATTACAATCATTTTACTTGTTACTTATATCATAGTTAGTTCTATTATTAAACCTGAGAATGCTCCATTATTAAGTGAAAACAATCCTGGTTTACCAAAACTAAAAGGGAAAGAAAAACTTAAAGTATTTAGAGATGGATTTTTATCTATTGGATTAATTTTTGTTGTTCTTGGAAGTATCATTAG
This DNA window, taken from Arcobacter arenosus, encodes the following:
- the gabT gene encoding 4-aminobutyrate--2-oxoglutarate transaminase translates to MKKTVNKDLQERKNKVFARGQGNAYSNFVKEAKNAEVWDVEGNRFIDFGSGIAVCNTGHSHPKIIEAVKNQIENFSHTCVMVNPYEVAVELAEKLTALAPGESEKKAIFVTTGAEAVENCVKIARAHTGRRGVIAFNGGFHGRTNMTMALTGKTMPYKKGFGPFPAEIYHLPYPTKLNGTSVKDTLTALKNLFKVDILPEDVAAIIIEPIQGEGGFYQTPVELLQELRRICDENGIVLIIDEIQTGFARTGKMFNIEYAGIEPDLMTMAKGIAGGYPLSAVVGKAEIMDSPIPGGLGGTYGGSPVGCAAGLAVLEIIEEEDLINRANQIGDIFNRRLNELKDKYPALISDVRNKGAMIALELMIDGDIENPNAELTKAITAKAAEYGLILLACGFNANVIRFLPALTMSDEIVNEGIDKFIDLFESLVQN
- a CDS encoding TRAP transporter substrate-binding protein; this encodes MKLFSSIKKSLMTTSIVALLGIMGLVDTASAAQNWRFSNLYGRGTAFGDLYQQLAKDIEKNTNGEVKVQVLFSGEGVGTSGLLGATKSGLITMAAPFQSMHAGELPAGVVEIGLPGGTADTDDLYKLFHEDGWDKILKKAYGSQGLVWLEPYIQPPVYIITKKPIESVADFQGLKIRAPGAYGKFLRNLGASPVSLAWSEIYTSLATGVIDGSIGSNMIDHRDGNHVEVAKYMYKLPLAGAQVLPIVVNRNAWNKLSDAAKKGVYDATVAHAKAQLTMSKKWESEAIAQMEAKGLKWSPEPSEADKAAWAKAGAGLWDEYASKDKYSKELIDVLKNRQAK
- a CDS encoding TRAP transporter small permease subunit — protein: MLKKFLQKFCITIDTIIMLLGKGASFLMPVLAFIVSYEVVARYLFDAPTIWAYDLSLFLFGYIAALGGAYAQQKRSHINVDILYLLVSPKVKNIFNIISFSLGVFFLVIVFKMGLLKFNEALEFDYRRQSEWAPVMWHFWLMLCVASSVFAIQLIRDIIEEGYHLFTGSPLLEKDMQND
- a CDS encoding TRAP transporter large permease, which codes for MISVELLTVILLFFILIFFALGAPVGLALGGIAMMVGYYTWGDGIFNVIPTTVEATFFSFILLAIPLYIYMGQLLTHSGIGDAMFKASQMVIGRIRGSLAISVVFICSMIGAMVGIIGAGIMSSGSIALKPMLDAGYNKRLALGTIMAGGALGILIPPSIPMIMFAASTQNSVGRMFLGAMVPALITIILLVTYIIVSSIIKPENAPLLSENNPGLPKLKGKEKLKVFRDGFLSIGLIFVVLGSIISGIATPTESGALGVAGAILLAIFFKRFKLEMMRTVGLQTGILVSVAMWIILGASVFSNFHLLMGIQGMIADFTHGLDLPPIMIIIMFQLIMLFLGFIIDEFIIVLMCAPLFTPIAVALGYDPIWFGVLMIINILIAVQTPPYGFALFYLKGIAPPEVGMGEIYKSVTPFILVNLTVLIICMLFPEIVLWLPNKVMG